Proteins encoded in a region of the Streptomyces sp. NBC_00310 genome:
- a CDS encoding APC family permease, with protein MDSQTAVAPHSSHDPSTAGRLKPDSLGVLGILFFVLSAQAPLTGIAGAVPIAVVIGNGAGVPAAYLAAGVVILLFSIGFVAMGRHVVDAGAFYTYIGKGLGRSTGSGSAGVALFAYCAIQAAMYGLYGATVSGLVEHYADVSIAWWVWALVTMVVVQLLGAAGIEMGAKVLALFVLAEFSILIAFAFVTFFKGGGPEGLGIADSFSPDAALQGAPGVALMFAVASMFGFEATAIYGEEAREPRKTVPRATYVSVAVVTGFFAFTSWMLVSAHGASQATAEAGKALESGDATGWVFAPIAAEFGAWTGDVLPVLLATSLFAGILAFHNSANRYLFSLGREGLLPRGLTTLNRRHSPGAAGLVQTVIAVALVMPFALLGKDPVLTLFSWFSGVAVLAMMLLYFLTSVSVVVFFRRSRADTRPWNTLIAPVLGALGIAGAIWLIIENFTTLIGGDRATAVWLQLTVPAVLVLGLVVARVTRGGRTVTD; from the coding sequence GTGGACAGTCAGACGGCGGTCGCCCCGCACAGCTCACACGATCCATCCACGGCAGGCAGGCTCAAGCCCGATTCCCTCGGCGTCCTGGGCATCCTCTTCTTCGTCCTCTCCGCCCAGGCCCCGCTGACCGGCATCGCCGGAGCCGTCCCCATCGCCGTCGTCATCGGCAACGGGGCCGGCGTCCCCGCCGCGTATCTCGCGGCCGGCGTCGTGATCCTGCTGTTCTCCATCGGCTTCGTCGCCATGGGCCGCCATGTCGTGGACGCCGGCGCGTTCTACACGTACATCGGCAAGGGGCTGGGCCGCTCGACCGGCTCCGGCAGCGCCGGTGTCGCGCTCTTCGCCTACTGCGCCATCCAGGCCGCCATGTACGGGCTCTACGGGGCGACGGTGAGCGGCCTCGTCGAGCACTACGCCGACGTGAGCATCGCATGGTGGGTGTGGGCGCTGGTCACGATGGTGGTGGTCCAGTTGCTCGGCGCCGCCGGGATCGAGATGGGCGCCAAGGTCCTGGCCTTGTTCGTCCTGGCGGAGTTCAGCATCCTGATCGCCTTCGCCTTCGTGACCTTCTTCAAGGGCGGCGGCCCCGAGGGGCTCGGCATCGCCGACAGCTTCTCGCCGGACGCGGCGCTCCAGGGCGCTCCCGGTGTGGCGCTGATGTTCGCCGTGGCGTCGATGTTCGGCTTCGAGGCGACCGCCATCTACGGCGAGGAGGCCCGGGAGCCCAGGAAGACCGTCCCGCGCGCCACCTACGTGTCGGTCGCCGTGGTCACCGGCTTCTTCGCCTTCACCTCGTGGATGCTGGTCTCCGCGCACGGCGCGTCGCAGGCGACGGCCGAGGCGGGCAAGGCGCTGGAGAGCGGCGACGCCACCGGCTGGGTCTTCGCCCCCATCGCGGCGGAGTTCGGCGCGTGGACCGGCGATGTGCTGCCCGTCCTGCTGGCCACCTCGCTGTTCGCCGGCATCCTGGCGTTCCACAACTCCGCCAACCGCTACCTGTTCTCGCTGGGCCGCGAGGGTCTGCTGCCGCGCGGGCTGACCACGCTCAACCGGCGCCACTCCCCCGGGGCGGCGGGCCTCGTCCAGACCGTGATCGCGGTGGCCCTGGTCATGCCGTTCGCTCTGCTGGGCAAGGACCCCGTGCTGACGCTCTTCTCCTGGTTCAGCGGCGTGGCCGTCCTGGCGATGATGCTCCTCTACTTCCTGACCTCCGTCTCCGTGGTCGTCTTCTTCCGCCGCTCCCGTGCCGACACCCGGCCCTGGAACACGCTGATCGCACCGGTCCTGGGCGCGCTCGGCATCGCCGGGGCGATCTGGCTGATCATCGAGAACTTCACCACGCTCATCGGCGGCGACCGGGCCACCGCCGTGTGGCTCCAGCTGACCGTTCCGGCGGTGCTGGTCCTGGGTCTCGTCGTGGCACGGGTGACCCGGGGCGGTCGGACCGTCACGGACTGA
- a CDS encoding TetR/AcrR family transcriptional regulator — MTDSADAPKSRRPRKRLHYGEGREALLNAAVHVVARGGLRKLTYRAVAEEAGVTHGLVVHHFGSRDALIEEALAHTIRTSLNTSSLEPGTGKVADFSTGLSEMVTADPDTQAFQYELLLESRRRPELLPQIRELYDEYFDAARRELGRMLPAGADKALTRLVFAALDGLVLHQLVLGEPDVTDAALEELRSLLRLLDANGDGPQDGGVGEARA, encoded by the coding sequence ATGACCGACTCCGCCGACGCCCCGAAGAGCCGACGGCCACGCAAGCGCCTCCACTACGGCGAGGGGCGCGAAGCCTTGCTGAACGCCGCCGTGCACGTGGTGGCGCGGGGCGGGCTGCGCAAGCTCACGTATCGGGCCGTCGCGGAGGAGGCGGGGGTCACCCACGGGCTCGTCGTGCACCACTTCGGATCGCGCGACGCCCTGATCGAGGAGGCCCTCGCCCACACCATCCGCACCTCGCTCAACACCAGCTCCCTCGAACCGGGCACCGGCAAGGTCGCGGACTTCTCCACCGGGCTCTCCGAGATGGTCACGGCCGATCCGGACACCCAGGCGTTCCAGTACGAGCTGCTGCTCGAATCCCGGCGCCGCCCGGAGCTGCTGCCGCAGATCCGTGAGCTGTACGACGAGTACTTCGACGCCGCCCGGCGCGAGCTGGGCCGGATGCTGCCGGCCGGCGCGGACAAGGCGCTGACCCGGCTGGTCTTCGCCGCGCTCGACGGGCTGGTGCTGCATCAGCTCGTCCTCGGCGAGCCCGACGTCACGGACGCCGCCCTGGAGGAGCTGCGCTCACTGCTGCGACTGCTCGACGCCAACGGCGACGGGCCCCAGGACGGCGGCGTGGGCGAAGCCCGCGCATAG
- a CDS encoding gamma-glutamyl-gamma-aminobutyrate hydrolase family protein: protein MTRPLIAVPARFSATTSALRYAAEVNARALIEAVWRAGGEPASIHPADSDVAARLARFDGILLPGGGDLAPHRYGATDTHAAVYDVDETQDAFDLDIARAALNLGLPLLAICRGLQVVDVALGGTLEQDMGGPGREHRHLSHPVELRPGTVVERATGAHKVEVSCYHHQRVDRLGEGLEVTARAADGTVEGLELPGSPGWFTAVQWHPEDTAHEDPAQQGLFDALVRAAGDRR from the coding sequence GTGACCCGGCCCCTGATAGCGGTTCCCGCCCGCTTCTCCGCCACGACCTCCGCGCTGCGGTACGCCGCCGAGGTCAACGCCCGTGCCCTGATCGAGGCCGTGTGGCGGGCCGGCGGAGAACCGGCGAGCATCCACCCGGCCGACAGCGATGTCGCCGCGCGTCTCGCCCGCTTCGACGGGATCCTCCTCCCCGGCGGCGGCGACCTCGCCCCGCACCGCTACGGCGCCACCGACACCCACGCCGCCGTGTACGACGTGGACGAGACGCAGGACGCCTTCGATCTCGACATCGCCCGTGCCGCCCTGAACCTGGGCCTACCGCTCCTGGCGATCTGCCGGGGCCTCCAGGTGGTCGACGTCGCCCTGGGCGGCACCCTGGAGCAGGACATGGGCGGGCCCGGCCGCGAACACCGTCATCTCTCGCACCCGGTGGAACTCCGGCCCGGAACCGTGGTGGAGCGGGCCACCGGCGCGCACAAGGTGGAGGTGTCCTGCTACCACCACCAGCGGGTGGACCGGCTGGGCGAGGGACTGGAGGTCACCGCCCGCGCCGCCGACGGCACGGTGGAAGGGCTCGAACTCCCCGGCTCCCCCGGCTGGTTCACCGCCGTCCAGTGGCACCCCGAGGACACCGCCCACGAGGACCCCGCGCAGCAGGGCCTGTTCGACGCCCTCGTACGGGCCGCCGGCGACCGGCGCTGA
- the cobN gene encoding cobaltochelatase subunit CobN, whose translation MQPSPGERSAQPHILLLSTSDTDLLSARAADGPVPYRFANPSRLALEDLPALLDGAGLVVVRLLGGIRAWQDGLDLLLADGRPVVVLTGEQAPDAQLMAASTVPVGIAAEAHAYLAHGGPANLEQLARFLSDTVLLTGHGFDAPAPAPSWGPLERTPRAGTDGPTVAVLYYRAHHMSGNTAFVGALCEAIEDTGARALPLYVASLRAPEPELIEELRAADAIVTTVLAAGGTKPAEASAGGDDESWDAGALTGLDVPILQALCLTGSRAAWEENDEGVSPLDAASQIAVPEFDGRLITVPFSFKEIDEDGLPAYVADPERAARVAGIAVRHARLRHIANADKRLALVLSAYPTKHSRIGNAVGLDTPASAVALLRRLRDEGYDFGGADVPGLASGDGDELIRALIEAGGHDQDWLTEEQLARNPVRIPAADYRRWYATLPEELRTSVEEHWGPAPGEMFVDRSRNPEGDIVLAALRFGNLLILIQPPRGFGENPIAIYHDPDLPPSHHYLAAYRWIAARADDGGFGADAMIHLGKHGNLEWLPGKNAGLSAACGPDAALGDLPLVYPFLVNDPGEGTQAKRRVHATLVDHLVPPMARADSYGDIARLEQLLDEYAQISSMDPAKLPAIRAQIWTLIQAARLDHDLGLNDRPEDDGFDDFLLHVDGWLCEVKDAQIRDGLHVLGNPPTGADHVNLVLAVLRARQIWGGTTALPGLREALGLDESAATRTTADEAEAKARTLVQAMEDAGWDPAAVPTEHGEQVAAILEFAAREVVPRLAATTAELDHSVHALNGGFVPAGPSGSPLRGLVNVLPTGRNFYSVDPKAVPSRLAWETGQALADSLLERYRADNGEWPTSVGLSLWGTSAMRTAGDDVAEALALLGVRPVWDDASRRVTGLEAIPSEELGRPRIDVTLRISGFFRDAFPHTIGLLDDAVRLAASLDEPAETNHVRAHVQADLAEHGDERRATTRIFGSRPGTYGAGLLQLIDSRDWRTDADLAEVYTVWGGYAYGRELDGRPAREEMETAYKRIEVAAKNTDTREHDIADSDDYFQYHGGMVATVRALRGTAPEAYIGDSTRPETVRTRTLVEETSRVFRARVVNPKWIEAMRRHGYKGAFELAATVDYLFGYDATTGVIADWMYDKLTETYVLDETNREFLQQANPWALHGIAERLLEAESRGMWEKPDPAVLEGLRQVYLETEGDLEDGDS comes from the coding sequence ATGCAGCCATCGCCCGGGGAGCGCTCCGCGCAGCCCCACATCCTGCTCCTGTCGACGTCCGACACCGACCTGCTCAGCGCCCGCGCGGCCGACGGCCCGGTCCCGTACCGCTTCGCCAACCCCTCCCGCCTCGCGCTGGAGGACCTCCCGGCCCTCCTCGACGGCGCCGGCCTGGTCGTCGTACGCCTCCTCGGCGGTATCCGCGCCTGGCAGGACGGTCTCGACCTGCTGCTCGCCGACGGCCGCCCCGTCGTCGTCCTCACCGGTGAACAGGCCCCCGACGCCCAGCTGATGGCCGCCTCCACGGTCCCCGTCGGTATCGCCGCCGAGGCCCACGCCTATCTCGCCCACGGCGGCCCCGCCAACCTGGAGCAGCTCGCCCGGTTCCTCTCCGACACGGTCCTGCTCACCGGCCATGGCTTCGACGCGCCCGCGCCCGCCCCGTCCTGGGGCCCGCTGGAGCGCACCCCACGCGCGGGCACCGACGGCCCGACCGTCGCCGTGCTCTACTACCGGGCCCACCACATGAGCGGCAACACCGCCTTCGTGGGCGCCCTGTGCGAGGCGATCGAGGACACGGGCGCCCGCGCGCTCCCGCTGTACGTGGCCTCCCTGCGCGCCCCCGAGCCCGAGCTGATCGAGGAGCTCCGCGCCGCCGACGCCATCGTCACCACCGTCCTCGCCGCGGGCGGCACCAAGCCCGCCGAGGCGTCGGCCGGCGGCGACGACGAGTCCTGGGACGCGGGCGCCCTCACCGGCCTCGACGTCCCGATCCTGCAGGCCCTGTGTCTGACCGGCTCGCGCGCCGCCTGGGAGGAGAACGACGAGGGCGTCTCCCCGCTCGACGCGGCCAGCCAGATCGCCGTCCCCGAGTTCGACGGCCGCCTGATCACCGTCCCGTTCTCGTTCAAGGAGATCGACGAGGACGGCCTCCCGGCCTACGTCGCCGACCCCGAGCGCGCCGCCCGCGTCGCCGGAATCGCCGTACGCCACGCGCGACTTCGGCACATCGCCAACGCCGACAAGCGCCTCGCGCTCGTCCTGTCCGCCTACCCGACCAAGCACTCCCGCATCGGCAACGCGGTCGGCCTGGACACCCCCGCCAGCGCGGTCGCCCTGCTGCGCCGACTCCGCGACGAGGGCTACGACTTCGGGGGCGCCGACGTCCCCGGACTGGCCTCCGGCGACGGCGACGAGCTGATCCGCGCGCTCATCGAGGCCGGTGGCCACGACCAGGACTGGCTCACCGAGGAGCAGCTGGCCCGCAACCCGGTCCGTATCCCGGCGGCCGACTACCGCCGCTGGTACGCCACGCTCCCCGAGGAGCTCCGCACCTCCGTCGAGGAGCACTGGGGCCCGGCCCCCGGTGAGATGTTCGTCGACCGCAGCCGCAACCCGGAGGGCGACATCGTCCTCGCGGCCCTCCGCTTCGGCAATCTGCTGATCCTCATCCAGCCCCCGCGCGGCTTCGGCGAGAACCCGATCGCGATCTACCACGACCCGGACCTCCCGCCCTCCCACCACTACCTGGCCGCCTACCGCTGGATCGCGGCCCGTGCCGACGACGGCGGCTTCGGCGCCGACGCGATGATCCACCTGGGCAAGCACGGCAACCTGGAGTGGCTGCCCGGCAAGAACGCGGGCCTGTCCGCCGCCTGCGGCCCCGACGCCGCCCTCGGCGACCTCCCCCTGGTCTACCCGTTCCTGGTCAACGACCCGGGCGAGGGCACCCAGGCCAAGCGCCGCGTCCACGCCACCCTCGTCGACCACCTGGTCCCACCGATGGCCCGCGCCGACTCCTACGGCGACATCGCGCGCCTGGAGCAACTCCTCGACGAGTACGCCCAGATCTCCTCCATGGACCCGGCGAAGCTCCCGGCGATCCGCGCCCAGATCTGGACCCTCATCCAGGCCGCCAGGCTCGACCACGACCTCGGCCTGAACGACCGTCCGGAGGACGACGGCTTCGACGACTTCCTGCTGCACGTCGACGGCTGGCTGTGCGAGGTCAAGGACGCCCAGATCCGCGACGGTCTGCACGTCCTCGGCAACCCGCCGACCGGCGCCGACCACGTCAACCTGGTCCTCGCCGTCCTACGCGCCCGCCAGATCTGGGGCGGCACCACGGCCCTGCCCGGCCTGCGCGAGGCCCTCGGCCTCGACGAGTCCGCCGCGACCCGCACCACCGCCGACGAGGCGGAGGCGAAGGCGCGCACGCTGGTCCAGGCGATGGAGGACGCGGGCTGGGACCCGGCCGCCGTCCCCACCGAGCACGGCGAACAGGTCGCCGCGATCCTGGAGTTCGCCGCCCGCGAGGTCGTGCCCCGGCTCGCCGCGACCACGGCCGAACTCGACCACAGCGTGCACGCCCTGAACGGCGGCTTCGTCCCGGCCGGCCCCTCGGGGTCACCCCTGCGGGGCCTGGTCAACGTCCTGCCGACGGGCCGCAACTTCTACTCCGTCGACCCCAAGGCCGTCCCCTCCCGCCTCGCCTGGGAGACGGGCCAGGCCCTCGCGGACTCCCTGCTGGAGCGCTACCGCGCCGACAACGGCGAATGGCCCACGTCGGTCGGGCTGTCGCTGTGGGGTACGAGCGCGATGCGTACGGCGGGCGACGACGTGGCGGAGGCGCTGGCCCTGCTCGGCGTCCGGCCCGTCTGGGACGACGCCTCCCGCCGTGTGACCGGTCTGGAGGCCATCCCCTCCGAGGAGTTGGGCCGCCCCCGCATCGATGTCACCCTGCGCATCTCGGGCTTCTTCCGCGACGCGTTCCCGCACACCATCGGCCTCCTCGACGACGCCGTACGCCTCGCCGCGTCCCTCGACGAACCGGCCGAGACCAACCACGTCCGCGCCCACGTCCAGGCCGACCTGGCGGAACACGGCGACGAACGCCGGGCCACCACCCGTATCTTCGGCTCCCGCCCCGGAACGTACGGTGCCGGTCTGCTCCAGCTCATCGACTCCCGCGACTGGCGCACCGACGCCGACCTCGCCGAGGTCTACACGGTGTGGGGCGGCTACGCCTACGGCCGAGAACTCGACGGCCGCCCGGCCCGCGAGGAGATGGAGACCGCGTACAAGCGGATCGAGGTCGCCGCGAAGAACACGGACACCCGCGAGCACGACATCGCCGACTCCGACGACTACTTCCAGTACCACGGCGGCATGGTGGCCACCGTCCGTGCCCTGCGCGGCACCGCCCCCGAGGCGTACATCGGCGACTCCACCCGCCCCGAGACGGTCCGCACCCGCACCCTCGTCGAGGAGACGTCCCGGGTGTTCCGCGCCCGCGTCGTCAACCCCAAGTGGATCGAGGCGATGCGCCGCCACGGCTACAAGGGTGCCTTCGAACTCGCCGCCACCGTGGACTACCTGTTCGGTTACGACGCCACCACCGGCGTGATCGCCGACTGGATGTACGACAAGCTCACCGAGACCTACGTCCTGGACGAGACCAACCGCGAGTTCCTGCAGCAGGCCAACCCCTGGGCCCTGCACGGCATCGCCGAGCGGCTGCTGGAGGCGGAGTCGCGCGGCATGTGGGAGAAGCCCGACCCGGCGGTGCTGGAGGGGCTGCGTCAGGTGTACCTGGAGACCGAGGGCGACCTGGAGGACGGCGACAGCTGA
- a CDS encoding fumarylacetoacetate hydrolase family protein, whose amino-acid sequence MPEYRRILLDGATVQVTVDGDELVAGDGRRVKIEEAHHLPPVVPSKVVAVHLNHRSRVDEFRIDLPRTPTYFHKPTSSLNSHQGAVVRPDGCKWLNYEGEVAIVIGRTARNIAPEDAGAHIAGYTVANDYGLHDFRDTDAGSMLRVKGSDTLCPLGPGLVTDWDFHGKRLRTYVNGQVVQDGSTDEMKWDMHYLVADIARTITLYPGDVLLSGTPANSRPVQPGDVVEVEVEGLGRLTNHIVTGPTPVRTDVGAQPTESEEVLSTALGGDWEFRGIRPPQR is encoded by the coding sequence ATGCCCGAGTACCGCCGCATCCTCCTCGACGGGGCCACCGTCCAGGTCACCGTCGACGGCGACGAGCTCGTCGCCGGTGACGGCCGCCGCGTCAAGATCGAGGAGGCCCACCACCTCCCGCCGGTCGTGCCGTCGAAGGTCGTCGCCGTCCACCTCAACCACCGCAGCCGCGTCGACGAGTTCCGGATCGACCTTCCGCGGACCCCCACGTACTTCCACAAGCCGACCTCCTCCCTCAACTCCCACCAGGGCGCCGTCGTCCGCCCCGACGGCTGCAAGTGGCTGAACTACGAGGGCGAGGTGGCCATCGTCATCGGGCGGACCGCGCGGAACATCGCGCCGGAGGACGCGGGCGCCCACATCGCCGGCTACACCGTCGCCAACGACTACGGCCTGCACGACTTCCGCGACACCGACGCGGGTTCGATGCTCCGGGTGAAGGGCTCCGACACCCTCTGCCCGCTCGGCCCGGGGCTCGTCACCGACTGGGACTTCCACGGCAAGCGGCTGCGGACGTACGTCAACGGCCAGGTCGTCCAGGACGGTTCGACGGACGAGATGAAGTGGGACATGCACTACCTCGTCGCCGACATCGCCCGCACCATCACGCTGTACCCGGGGGACGTCCTGCTCTCCGGCACCCCGGCCAACTCCCGGCCCGTACAGCCCGGCGACGTCGTCGAGGTGGAGGTGGAGGGCCTCGGCCGGCTCACCAACCACATCGTCACCGGCCCCACCCCCGTACGCACCGACGTCGGCGCGCAGCCCACCGAGTCCGAGGAAGTTCTCTCCACGGCGCTCGGCGGCGACTGGGAGTTCCGTGGCATCCGCCCGCCCCAGCGGTGA
- a CDS encoding aldehyde dehydrogenase: protein MPALAHDDLLRRAKALDLPDRHHIDGVDEPGGGASFAVVSPRDGHVLVEVADASSAEVDLAVAAARRAFDSGPWPRLAPADRGRILLRVAELLEEQREKLALTITLEMGKPYTEAHDIELRAAINTFRWYGQLADKLTDESPHTAPGSLALVTREPAGVVGAVVPWNFPLTLAGWKVAPALAAGCTVVLKPSENSPLSALLLGRIGTEAGLPPGVLNVVTGDGPTAGRAIGLHPDVDVLAFTGSTAVGRHFLRYAADSNLKRVWLELGGKSPNIILPDAPDLEKAAATAAWGIFFNQGEMCTAPSRLLVHSSVAERVTEAIVARARELRVGDPLDPATEMGALVGEAHLDRVLDHIGTGVADGARLRAGGERTLADTGGSYLRPTVFDRVDPGMRLAREEIFGPVLSVLTFDDLDEAVRLANATEYGLAAGLWTSDLSTAHRVSRALRAGTVWVNCYEEGDLTVPFGGMKQSGNGRDKSAHALEKYTELKTTWIQL from the coding sequence ATGCCCGCCCTCGCCCACGACGACCTGCTCCGTCGCGCCAAGGCACTGGATCTGCCCGACCGGCACCACATCGACGGGGTGGACGAACCGGGCGGGGGCGCCTCCTTCGCCGTCGTGTCGCCCCGGGACGGGCACGTCCTCGTGGAGGTCGCCGACGCCTCAAGCGCCGAGGTCGACCTGGCCGTGGCCGCCGCCCGCCGCGCCTTCGACTCCGGCCCCTGGCCCCGCCTCGCCCCGGCCGACCGCGGCCGGATCCTGCTCCGCGTCGCCGAACTCCTCGAAGAGCAGCGGGAGAAGCTCGCCCTGACCATCACCCTGGAGATGGGCAAGCCGTACACGGAAGCGCACGACATCGAACTGCGTGCCGCGATCAACACCTTCCGCTGGTACGGGCAGCTGGCCGACAAGCTGACCGACGAGTCACCCCACACCGCCCCCGGCTCCCTCGCCCTGGTCACCCGCGAACCCGCGGGTGTCGTGGGCGCCGTGGTGCCGTGGAACTTCCCCCTGACGCTGGCCGGTTGGAAAGTGGCCCCGGCGCTGGCGGCCGGCTGCACGGTCGTCCTCAAGCCCTCGGAGAACTCCCCGCTGTCCGCCCTGCTGCTCGGCCGGATCGGCACCGAGGCCGGACTGCCGCCGGGCGTCCTCAACGTCGTCACCGGTGACGGGCCGACGGCCGGGCGGGCCATCGGACTCCACCCCGATGTGGACGTCCTGGCCTTCACCGGGTCCACTGCGGTCGGCCGGCACTTCCTGCGCTACGCCGCCGACTCCAACCTCAAGCGCGTCTGGCTGGAACTGGGCGGCAAGTCGCCGAACATCATCCTCCCCGACGCCCCCGACCTGGAGAAGGCCGCCGCCACCGCCGCCTGGGGCATCTTCTTCAACCAGGGCGAGATGTGCACCGCCCCCTCCCGGCTCCTGGTGCACTCCTCCGTCGCGGAACGCGTCACCGAGGCGATCGTGGCCCGCGCCCGGGAGCTGCGTGTGGGCGACCCGCTCGACCCGGCCACCGAGATGGGCGCGCTGGTCGGCGAGGCCCATCTCGACCGGGTCCTCGACCACATCGGCACGGGCGTCGCGGACGGCGCGCGCCTGCGGGCCGGCGGTGAGCGCACCCTCGCCGACACCGGCGGCAGCTATCTGCGCCCCACCGTGTTCGACCGGGTGGACCCCGGTATGCGGCTGGCCCGCGAGGAGATCTTCGGCCCGGTCCTGTCCGTCCTCACCTTCGACGACCTCGACGAGGCCGTACGGCTGGCCAACGCCACCGAGTACGGTCTCGCCGCCGGGCTGTGGACCTCCGACCTGTCCACCGCCCACCGGGTCTCGCGTGCGCTGCGGGCCGGCACGGTGTGGGTCAACTGCTACGAGGAGGGCGACCTGACCGTCCCCTTCGGCGGCATGAAGCAGTCGGGCAACGGCCGTGACAAGTCCGCCCACGCCCTGGAGAAGTACACCGAGTTGAAGACGACGTGGATCCAGCTGTGA